GATCACGACGTTGCGGCCCTTCGGGCCCAGCGTGACCTTCACGGCATTGGCGAGAATGTCGACGCCGCGGAGCATCTTGTCCCGCGCTTCGACCGAAAATTTTACTTCTTTGGCAGCCATTGTTTTCTACTCCTGTTCCTGACGGAAGCGCGCTTACGCGGCTTTCTTCTTCGAGGCGGAACCTTCGATCACGCCAAGAACGTCGGATTCCTTCATGATGATGAGATCTTCGCCGTCGATCTTCACTTCGGTGCCGGACCACTTGCCGAACAGGATGTGGTCGCCAACCTTGATGTCGATCGGAATGAGCTTGCCGGCTTCGTCGCGGCCGCCGGAGCCGACAGCGATCACTTCGCCTTCGGCCGGCTTTTCCTTTGCGGTATCCGGAATGATGATGCCCGACTTGGTGCGCTCGTCAGCCTCGATGCGGCGGACGACGACACGGTCATGCAGCGGACGGAATTTCATAGATAGTCCTCCAAGACCTTAGAATTATTGAGCGAATTGGATCGGCGCACAGGGAAAGCTGTCTCGCCTGAGCGCCAGATGGGGCTGGGTTTTGCGTCCTTCAAGGGCTGGAGTCAACTTTTTTGGCACTTTGGCGAACTGAGTGCCAAGGACTCGTCCAGGTTGTTAGCCGCGGGTGCGCGCGGCTGCTAGCGCTTTGATTTTAAACAAAAAATTCACTTTTCAGGCTTGTAATCGGCCAGGGCAGGCAGAAACATTCGGCGTCCGTTACCGTTAAGGATGTCCAATGAATCGCGTTTCTGAAGACTTCAAGCGTCAGCTCCAAGGCTACGGGCTGACGACCGCGCA
Above is a genomic segment from Pseudobdellovibrionaceae bacterium containing:
- a CDS encoding co-chaperone GroES; the encoded protein is MKFRPLHDRVVVRRIEADERTKSGIIIPDTAKEKPAEGEVIAVGSGGRDEAGKLIPIDIKVGDHILFGKWSGTEVKIDGEDLIIMKESDVLGVIEGSASKKKAA